GTAGAACTCAACGGCGAACTGCCGGCAGTGGGCAGCAAGGCACCCGATTTCAGCCTGCCGGACAAGGACCTCAACGACAAGGGCCTGGCGGACTTCGCCGGCAAGAAGCGCCTGCTCAATATAGTCCCCAGCCTGGACACCCCGGTATGCGCCACCTCCACGCGCAAGTTCAACGAAGAGCTGGCCGATCGTGACGACGTGGCCCTGCTGGTGATCTCCGCCGATCTGCCCTTTGCCATGGGGCGCTTCTGCAGCATCGAAGACCTCAATCACGTCACCGCCCTGTCACTGATGCGCGGCAAGGGCTTCGCCAAGGACTACGGCGTGCTCATCACCAGCGGCGCCCTGGCCGGCCTCACCGGTCGTGCAGTGGTGGTGATCGACGAAAACGGCACCGTCACCTACACCCAGCTGGTCAAAGAAATCGCCGAAGAGCCGGATTATGCGGCGGCGATAAAGGCGCTTTAGTTTTAAAAGCAGGACGCAGAGGACGCAAAGGAGCGCAAAGGACGCAGAGAAGAATGAGGAAAAAGTAGCCCGGATGAAGTGTAACGGAATCCGGGGTTGCCGCTGGGCAGGGCCTCCCCGGATTTCGCTTCGCTGCATCCGGGCTACAACTTTACAGCTCTGCGTCCTCTGCGCTCCTTAGCGTGCTCTGCGTCCAATTTTCAGTTTATCCATTTCGGGGAGACCAAAGGCTTGTTCAGCCTGACACAGCTTTTCGGCAGATCGACCTTCAGCCACGGCATTCATCCGCCGGAGCATAAGGCGGAGACGGCGCAGCGGCCGATTCGGCGCATGCCTTTTCCGCAGCAGTTGGTGCTGCCGCTGAATCAGCATATCGGCAAGCCGGCCGTCGCCTGCGTCAAGAAGGGCCAGGAGGTGGTGCGCGGCGAGCCCATTGCCGAGGCGGACAGCTATGTCTCCGTGCCCCTGCATGCCCCGGCCACCGGCCGCATTCGCGGCATCGAGCTGATGCCCAGCGCACGCGGTCCGCGCACGCCCTCGATCCTGCTGGATGTGTATGAAAGCGCCACCCAGGAGGTGCTCTGGGGCTGCGAGCGTGATCTGGACTCCCTCAGCCCGGAGCAGCTGATCCAGGCGGTACGCGAGACCGGCATGGTCGGTCTGGGCGGTGCCGCCTTTCCCTCCCACGTCAAGCTGACGCCGCCGACGGATCACGCGGTGGATACCCTGGTGGTCAACGGCTGCGAGTGCGAGCCCTATCTGACCTGTGACCACCGCATGATGCTGGAATGGACCGATGCCCTGCTGCTCGGCACCCGCATTGCCATGCGCTGCCTGGGGGTGGCGCAGGCGGTGATCGGCGTTGAGGATAATAAATTGGATGCGGTGGATGCCATCGCCGCCAGGATTCAGCCCGGCAGCGGTATCAGCGTCAAGGCGGTGCCGACCAAGT
This is a stretch of genomic DNA from gamma proteobacterium SS-5. It encodes these proteins:
- the tpx gene encoding thiol peroxidase, coding for MATVTFLGNPVELNGELPAVGSKAPDFSLPDKDLNDKGLADFAGKKRLLNIVPSLDTPVCATSTRKFNEELADRDDVALLVISADLPFAMGRFCSIEDLNHVTALSLMRGKGFAKDYGVLITSGALAGLTGRAVVVIDENGTVTYTQLVKEIAEEPDYAAAIKAL
- the rsxC gene encoding electron transport complex subunit RsxC; this encodes MFSLTQLFGRSTFSHGIHPPEHKAETAQRPIRRMPFPQQLVLPLNQHIGKPAVACVKKGQEVVRGEPIAEADSYVSVPLHAPATGRIRGIELMPSARGPRTPSILLDVYESATQEVLWGCERDLDSLSPEQLIQAVRETGMVGLGGAAFPSHVKLTPPTDHAVDTLVVNGCECEPYLTCDHRMMLEWTDALLLGTRIAMRCLGVAQAVIGVEDNKLDAVDAIAARIQPGSGISVKAVPTKYPQGAEKMLIKSVLNREVPPGGIPAQIGVVVNNVGTLSMLGRLLPKGEGLIERVVSVVGPGVERPGNYLVPIGTPVGFVLEQAGHEGRKSEIILGGPMMGTAVPSLDTPITKGTSGVLVLNEPAIDTESRLRSWPCIRCGRCLEACPMHLNPSMLGQLAAKREYEQMGEQYHLMDCFECGCCSYSCPSNIPLVQYFRIAKSILREKP